A DNA window from Gloeocapsa sp. DLM2.Bin57 contains the following coding sequences:
- a CDS encoding cupin yields the protein MLYDRDQLRNYLVNDDGLIEEYQRQKEQYSEHSYRLYRFLTELEDIVNSVTDELAIIRRVIPKIRKLLTECYWLQSDYIQPSGKVNCAVKPLYEDLDYPLTIQNVVWLPQQVSSIHNHGTWGIVGVISGQEKNKLWRRCGESGEKLELVGEKVLFPGDIIAFTSNAIHSIESLGDEPTITFNLYGVTDFANRYEYNPITHQAKNF from the coding sequence ATGTTATACGATAGAGACCAGTTACGCAATTACCTAGTTAATGACGATGGTTTAATCGAAGAATATCAGCGCCAAAAAGAACAATACTCTGAACATTCCTATAGACTTTATCGTTTTTTGACAGAGTTAGAAGATATCGTCAATTCTGTAACCGATGAGTTAGCAATTATTCGTCGGGTGATTCCTAAAATCAGAAAATTGTTAACTGAATGTTATTGGTTGCAATCAGATTATATTCAACCATCTGGTAAGGTAAATTGTGCGGTAAAACCTCTCTATGAAGACTTAGACTACCCCCTAACGATTCAAAACGTAGTTTGGTTACCTCAACAGGTTTCCTCTATCCATAATCATGGAACTTGGGGAATAGTTGGGGTAATCAGTGGTCAGGAAAAAAATAAATTATGGCGACGTTGTGGCGAATCGGGAGAAAAATTAGAGTTAGTAGGAGAAAAGGTCTTATTTCCAGGAGATATCATCGCTTTTACATCTAATGCTATTCATAGCATCGAATCTTTAGGAGATGAACCCACTATAACTTTTAATCTCTATGGTGTAACGGATTTTGCGAATAGATACGAATATAATCCAATAACTCATCAAGCCAAAAACTTTTGA
- the folK gene encoding 2-amino-4-hydroxy-6-hydroxymethyldihydropteridine diphosphokinase, with protein sequence MSQQKAKSNLLFKVAIALGSNQGDSLSILENAVTELDKIPEISLISCSNWYQTKAIGPIQPDYLNGCAILEVTLTPEELLTKLLEVEAKFGRVRTLKWGPRTLDLDLLLYGDIILETPSLQIPHPRMHQRAFVLVPLAEIAPDWIDPVSQKAIASLLEQINYKDDF encoded by the coding sequence TTGTCACAACAGAAAGCTAAATCGAATCTGCTTTTTAAGGTTGCTATAGCTTTAGGTAGTAATCAGGGAGATTCTCTGTCGATTTTAGAGAATGCTGTCACAGAATTAGACAAAATACCTGAAATTAGCCTTATTTCTTGCTCTAATTGGTATCAAACTAAAGCAATTGGACCTATTCAACCAGATTATCTCAATGGTTGTGCTATTTTAGAAGTAACTTTAACTCCCGAAGAGTTATTAACTAAACTTTTAGAGGTTGAGGCTAAATTTGGCAGAGTACGTACCCTAAAATGGGGACCGAGAACTCTAGATCTAGATTTGTTGCTCTATGGAGATATAATCTTAGAGACACCAAGTTTACAAATTCCTCATCCTCGGATGCACCAGAGAGCTTTTGTACTTGTCCCCTTGGCTGAAATCGCTCCTGATTGGATAGATCCAGTTTCTCAAAAAGCGATCGCCTCACTACTAGAACAGATAAACTATAAAGATGACTTCTAA